A single region of the Solwaraspora sp. WMMD406 genome encodes:
- a CDS encoding glycosyltransferase: MRIAMISEHASPLAALGGVDAGGQNTHVAELSTALAAEGHEVRVYTRRDAPDLPELAELDNGVSVVHVPAGPAEHIGKDDLLPHMAEFSHWLVRQWGSGEWTPAVAHAHFWMSGLAAVTAGRLTEVPVVQTYHALGTVKRRHQGAMDTSPPRRIGYERALGRSVDRVIAQSQDEVAELIRMGVPRARLSVVPSGVNEQTFAPDGPVADRIPGRPRVLTVGRLVARKGFQDVVRAMQLVPDAECVIVGGPPGSDLDADPQACQLRRLAEDCGVGDRVRLVGAVPREEMPRWYRSADVLVAAPWYEPFGLTPLEAMACGVPVIGTAVGGLTDTVVDGLTGDLVAPRDPRALGMAMRRLLSDRVRRFAYATAALDRARQCYSWRRAAEQLVAVYATVSGVRQPSRVVA, translated from the coding sequence ATGCGCATCGCGATGATCTCGGAGCATGCCAGCCCGCTCGCCGCGCTCGGCGGAGTGGACGCCGGTGGGCAGAACACGCACGTCGCCGAGCTGTCCACCGCGTTGGCGGCGGAGGGCCACGAGGTGCGGGTCTACACCCGACGGGACGCCCCCGACCTGCCGGAACTCGCAGAACTGGACAACGGGGTGTCGGTGGTGCACGTGCCGGCCGGGCCGGCCGAACACATCGGCAAGGACGATCTGCTGCCGCACATGGCGGAGTTCAGCCACTGGCTGGTCCGGCAGTGGGGCAGCGGCGAGTGGACACCGGCCGTCGCCCACGCCCATTTCTGGATGAGCGGCCTGGCGGCGGTCACCGCCGGCCGGCTCACCGAGGTGCCGGTGGTGCAGACCTATCACGCGCTGGGCACGGTCAAACGACGCCACCAGGGTGCCATGGACACCTCTCCGCCCCGACGCATCGGCTACGAACGGGCACTGGGGCGCAGCGTCGACCGGGTCATCGCGCAATCCCAGGACGAGGTGGCCGAGTTGATCCGGATGGGGGTACCCCGGGCCCGGCTGTCGGTGGTGCCGTCCGGCGTCAACGAACAGACCTTCGCGCCGGACGGCCCGGTCGCCGACCGGATCCCGGGCCGGCCCCGGGTGCTGACCGTGGGTCGGCTGGTCGCGCGCAAAGGCTTCCAGGACGTCGTCCGGGCCATGCAGTTGGTGCCGGACGCCGAGTGCGTCATCGTCGGCGGGCCGCCGGGCAGCGACCTCGACGCCGATCCGCAGGCCTGTCAGCTGCGCCGACTCGCCGAGGACTGCGGGGTCGGCGACCGGGTCCGGCTGGTGGGCGCGGTGCCCCGGGAGGAAATGCCCCGCTGGTACCGCTCCGCCGACGTGCTGGTCGCTGCGCCCTGGTACGAGCCGTTCGGGCTCACTCCGCTGGAGGCGATGGCCTGCGGCGTACCGGTGATCGGCACCGCGGTCGGCGGACTGACCGACACCGTCGTCGACGGGCTGACCGGCGACCTGGTCGCGCCCAGGGATCCGCGCGCTCTCGGGATGGCGATGCGTCGGCTGCTCAGCGACCGGGTGCGCCGGTTCGCGTACGCGACCGCCGCGCTGGACCGCGCCCGCCAGTGCTACTCGTGGCGGCGGGCGGCCGAGCAGCTCGTCGCCGTCTACGCGACGGTCAGCGGGGTGCGCCAACCGAGCCGGGTGGTGGCTTGA
- a CDS encoding glycosyltransferase codes for MNILLWHVHGSWTSAFVHGKHRYLVPVTPDRGPYGLGRARTYPWPDSVVEIRPGQLATAEIDLVVLQRPEEWELATSWLGRAVGRDLPVVYVEHNTPKGDVPNTRHPMADRDDVILAHVTHFNELFWDTGATRTRVIEHGIVAPTARYTGQLDRLAVVTNEPVRRQRITGTDLIPRFTPVAPLDVYGMGVAGLPEALGPPGQRVTAYDDPPQAAMHTEVARRRAYLHLCRWTSLGLSLIEAMAMGMPVIALATTEAVAAVPASAGVLDTRVQTLVDAAVWLIEEPAAARQLGDEARRAARTRYGLDRFLADWDELLEEAQCASR; via the coding sequence ATGAACATCCTGCTCTGGCACGTGCACGGCTCCTGGACCAGCGCCTTCGTGCACGGCAAACACCGCTACCTGGTGCCGGTCACCCCGGACCGGGGGCCGTACGGGCTTGGCCGGGCGCGCACCTACCCCTGGCCGGACTCGGTCGTGGAGATCCGGCCCGGTCAGCTCGCCACGGCCGAGATCGACCTCGTCGTCCTGCAGCGACCCGAGGAGTGGGAGCTCGCCACGAGCTGGCTCGGCCGGGCGGTCGGCCGGGACCTGCCCGTCGTCTACGTCGAGCACAACACGCCCAAGGGAGACGTGCCGAACACCCGCCACCCGATGGCCGACCGCGACGACGTGATCCTGGCGCACGTGACCCACTTCAACGAACTGTTCTGGGACACCGGCGCCACCCGTACCCGGGTGATCGAACACGGCATCGTCGCGCCGACGGCCCGCTACACCGGGCAGCTCGACCGGCTGGCCGTGGTCACCAACGAACCGGTGCGGCGTCAACGGATCACCGGCACCGACCTGATCCCTCGATTCACCCCGGTCGCCCCCCTCGACGTGTACGGCATGGGTGTGGCCGGCCTCCCCGAAGCGCTCGGTCCGCCGGGCCAGCGGGTCACCGCCTACGACGACCCGCCCCAGGCGGCGATGCACACCGAGGTCGCCCGACGCCGGGCGTACCTGCATCTGTGCCGGTGGACGTCGCTGGGCCTGAGCCTGATCGAGGCGATGGCGATGGGGATGCCGGTGATCGCGCTCGCCACCACTGAGGCGGTCGCCGCCGTACCCGCGTCGGCCGGGGTGCTCGACACCCGGGTGCAGACCCTGGTCGACGCCGCCGTCTGGCTGATCGAGGAGCCCGCTGCCGCACGCCAGCTGGGCGACGAGGCGCGGCGTGCCGCGCGGACCCGTTACGGACTGGACCGCTTCCTCGCGGACTGGGACGAGCTGCTGGAGGAGGCGCAATGCGCATCGCGATGA
- a CDS encoding HAD-IIIA family hydrolase, with translation MRSEQISRSRGLFDAVLFDRDGTLVHDVPYNGDPRQVRVMPGARAALDRLRAAGLRIGVVTNQSGLARGHFTADELARVHDRIEELLGPFDTWQVCPHDEGERCRCRKPAPGMIHAAASALRTVAARCVVVGDIGRDMAAAGAAGATAIMVPTEATWPAEIAAAPAVAGDLTSAVDLILRRHRMLHSRPAVERRRRVLVVRSDSVGDVLVTGPAIRAVAAGADEVVMLCGPRGRAAAELLPGVAELIEWPLPWIDPEPAPVEPAELSRLTDRLATIDVDEAIIFTSFHQSPLPLAVLLRMAGVVRIAAISDDYPGSLLDVRHRVPAGVPEAERALSLAAAAGFPLPDTDEPVLRLRPGCLRPATSTGFPAAVPVGPRQSPAATESPGGAPPGALPGGSPGPVRPGYVVVHPGSSVQSRACPPERCAEYVTALRAAGHRVVVTGGPHERALSAMVAGRDGTDLGGQTSLGRLAAIIASASALVVGNTGPAHLAAAVGTPVVSLFAPTVPFGQWGPYRVPWVRLGDPMAACGNTRAARCPVPGHPCLTSVRPQSVVEAVELICGTAA, from the coding sequence GTGCGAAGCGAACAGATCAGTCGAAGCCGCGGGTTGTTCGACGCGGTGCTGTTCGACCGTGACGGCACGCTGGTGCACGACGTTCCCTACAACGGCGACCCACGACAGGTCCGGGTGATGCCGGGTGCCCGGGCGGCGCTGGACCGGCTGCGGGCGGCCGGGCTGCGGATCGGGGTGGTCACCAACCAGTCCGGACTGGCGCGCGGCCACTTCACCGCCGACGAACTGGCCCGGGTACACGACCGGATCGAGGAACTGCTTGGCCCGTTCGACACCTGGCAGGTCTGCCCACACGACGAGGGCGAGCGCTGCCGGTGCCGCAAGCCGGCCCCGGGGATGATCCACGCCGCCGCGTCCGCCCTGCGCACCGTGGCGGCCCGGTGCGTCGTGGTCGGTGACATCGGGCGGGACATGGCAGCCGCCGGCGCGGCAGGCGCCACCGCCATCATGGTGCCGACCGAGGCGACCTGGCCGGCGGAGATCGCCGCCGCTCCGGCGGTGGCCGGAGACCTGACCAGCGCCGTCGATCTCATCCTTCGCCGGCACCGGATGCTCCACTCCCGCCCGGCGGTCGAGCGCCGACGCCGGGTGCTGGTGGTCCGCTCCGACTCGGTCGGCGACGTGCTCGTCACCGGGCCGGCGATCCGGGCCGTCGCGGCCGGCGCAGACGAGGTGGTCATGCTGTGCGGGCCACGCGGCCGGGCGGCGGCCGAACTGCTCCCCGGGGTCGCCGAGCTGATCGAATGGCCGTTGCCCTGGATCGATCCCGAGCCGGCACCGGTCGAGCCGGCCGAACTGTCCCGGCTGACCGACCGGCTCGCCACCATCGACGTCGACGAAGCGATCATCTTCACCTCGTTCCACCAGTCGCCGCTGCCGCTGGCCGTGCTGCTGCGGATGGCGGGAGTGGTCCGGATCGCCGCGATCAGCGACGACTATCCGGGCTCGTTGCTCGACGTCCGGCACCGGGTCCCGGCGGGCGTCCCGGAGGCCGAACGGGCCCTGTCGCTCGCGGCGGCGGCGGGTTTCCCGCTGCCCGACACCGACGAGCCGGTGCTGCGGCTGCGTCCCGGTTGTCTACGGCCGGCCACCTCGACCGGTTTCCCGGCGGCCGTACCGGTGGGTCCGCGGCAATCGCCGGCCGCCACGGAGTCACCCGGCGGTGCACCCCCCGGTGCCTTACCCGGCGGCTCACCCGGCCCGGTGCGACCGGGCTACGTGGTGGTGCACCCCGGATCGTCGGTGCAGTCGCGGGCCTGCCCGCCGGAGCGCTGCGCCGAGTACGTCACCGCGCTGCGCGCCGCCGGACACCGGGTGGTGGTGACCGGCGGACCGCACGAACGGGCGCTCAGCGCCATGGTCGCCGGCCGGGACGGCACCGATCTGGGCGGCCAGACGTCCCTGGGCAGGCTGGCCGCGATCATCGCGTCGGCCAGTGCCCTGGTGGTCGGCAACACCGGCCCGGCGCACCTGGCCGCCGCCGTCGGCACCCCGGTGGTCAGTCTCTTCGCACCAACCGTTCCATTCGGACAGTGGGGCCCGTACCGGGTGCCCTGGGTACGACTGGGCGACCCGATGGCGGCCTGCGGCAACACCCGGGCCGCCCGCTGCCCCGTACCCGGTCACCCCTGCCTCACCTCGGTACGGCCGCAAAGCGTCGTCGAGGCGGTCGAGCTGATCTGCGGGACGGCCGCATGA
- a CDS encoding SRPBCC family protein, translating into MAVVQRVIPTSPDRVFAVLGDGWTYSDWVVGTVHVRDVDDHWPRPGARLLHNAGPWPLSLADSSTVVSCDPPHELILRAGLWPLGAATVTFRLAPTEANGTRVSIDETFTGGPLGWLTGRPPGWMTGGPLCRVPGCPLRRAWTTIDDLVLQHRNRETLRRLSDIATRQVNV; encoded by the coding sequence GTGGCTGTCGTACAGCGGGTCATCCCGACCTCGCCGGACCGGGTCTTCGCGGTACTCGGCGACGGGTGGACCTACAGCGACTGGGTGGTCGGCACGGTGCACGTCCGGGACGTGGACGATCACTGGCCGCGACCCGGTGCCCGGTTGCTGCACAACGCCGGGCCGTGGCCGTTGTCGCTGGCGGACAGCTCGACCGTCGTTTCCTGCGATCCGCCCCACGAGCTGATCCTGCGCGCCGGTCTCTGGCCACTCGGTGCGGCGACCGTGACGTTCCGGCTGGCCCCCACCGAGGCCAACGGCACCCGGGTGAGCATCGACGAAACCTTCACCGGAGGTCCGCTGGGTTGGCTGACGGGCAGGCCGCCGGGCTGGATGACGGGCGGACCGCTGTGCCGGGTGCCCGGCTGTCCGCTGCGACGGGCCTGGACCACGATCGACGATCTCGTACTGCAGCACCGCAACCGGGAGACACTTCGCCGGTTGTCCGACATCGCGACCAGGCAGGTGAACGTGTGA
- a CDS encoding SDR family oxidoreductase has translation MSQTVMITGASAGIGRATAERFARQGARLGLIARGSAGLAAAGARCRELGAEAVATYQVDVADPTAVDQAGDDLVRRHGVLDVWINNAMVSVFAPTWEISADEFRRVTEVNYLGTVHGTLAALRHMRSAGIGTIVQVGSALAYRGIPLQSAYCASKHAIQGFNDSLRAELLQASPKIKLSMVQLPAVNTPQFSWVRTHLPRHPQPVPPIFQPEVAARAICWAAQKGPREVNVGGPTLRARLADILAPGLLDRYLSVRAVGFESQQTAEVIDRSSWRDNVDTPADEEVDHGAHGVFDHRAHPRSLALWAVTHKQAATAMLLAGLGAARALAAAGSDRLRLSVPTAGRGGSVAG, from the coding sequence ATGAGCCAAACCGTCATGATCACCGGGGCGAGCGCCGGGATCGGCCGGGCCACCGCAGAACGGTTCGCCCGTCAGGGTGCCCGACTCGGGCTGATCGCCCGGGGTTCCGCCGGACTCGCCGCCGCTGGTGCCCGGTGTCGGGAACTGGGGGCCGAGGCGGTGGCGACTTATCAGGTCGACGTCGCCGATCCCACGGCGGTCGACCAGGCCGGCGACGACCTGGTCCGACGCCACGGCGTCCTCGACGTCTGGATCAACAACGCCATGGTGTCGGTCTTCGCTCCGACGTGGGAGATCAGCGCCGACGAGTTCCGGCGGGTCACCGAGGTCAACTATCTGGGTACCGTCCACGGCACTCTCGCCGCCCTGCGGCACATGCGCTCGGCGGGGATCGGCACCATCGTGCAGGTCGGCTCGGCGTTGGCTTACCGGGGGATCCCGTTGCAGTCGGCCTACTGCGCCAGCAAGCACGCCATCCAGGGTTTCAACGACTCGCTCCGGGCCGAGCTACTGCAGGCCAGCCCCAAGATCAAACTCTCGATGGTGCAGCTGCCGGCCGTCAACACCCCGCAGTTCTCCTGGGTTCGCACCCATCTGCCCCGGCATCCGCAACCCGTACCGCCGATATTCCAGCCCGAGGTCGCGGCGCGGGCGATCTGCTGGGCGGCACAGAAGGGTCCCCGCGAGGTCAACGTCGGCGGGCCCACGCTACGGGCCCGGCTGGCTGACATTCTGGCACCTGGCCTGCTCGACCGCTACCTCTCGGTGCGCGCGGTCGGATTCGAGTCACAGCAGACCGCAGAGGTGATCGACCGCTCCAGCTGGCGGGACAACGTCGACACGCCCGCCGACGAAGAGGTCGACCACGGCGCGCACGGGGTCTTCGATCACCGGGCGCACCCACGGTCGCTGGCGCTGTGGGCGGTGACCCACAAGCAGGCCGCGACGGCGATGCTGCTGGCCGGCCTCGGCGCGGCACGGGCGCTGGCGGCGGCCGGCTCGGACCGGCTGCGCCTGTCCGTGCCGACGGCCGGTCGCGGGGGCAGCGTGGCCGGCTGA
- a CDS encoding NAD(P)/FAD-dependent oxidoreductase: MTTPGGQVADAVVVGAGHNGLVAANLLADAGWDVVVLEATGVPGGAVRSAEVTAPGYLSDLYSSFYPLGFASPVLRDLRLAEFGLRWRHAPDVFAHLLADDRAAVVNLDPRRTAVSLEAFATGDGERWLAAYDEWRAVSAPLLDAVLSPFPPVRSAATVLRRLRTAGALRLARRMLLPARQLGRELFAGSGGPALLAGCALHTDLGPDDAASGIYGWLLTMLGQEVGWPVPVGGAQRITDALVDRLRSRGGVLVTRAAAQRVLIARSRAVGVRTVDGRHWRARRAVVADVPAPALFLDLVGGTWLPTRMLDDVRRFRWDGATVKVDWALSAPVPWSNPAVAGAGTVHLGADLDGLTRYAAALACDELPGDPFLLLGQLTTADPTRSPAGTESVWAYTHLPHRARWRAEEVAEQVDRMEAVLGRHAPGFSALVRARHVAGPADLQNGNPSLVGGAVGGGTAAAYQQLFFRPVPGLGRADTPVDRLYLASSSAHPGGGVHGAPGANAARAALARDRAVLGGLYGAVVSATQRAVYR; this comes from the coding sequence ATGACAACCCCGGGTGGACAGGTCGCCGACGCGGTCGTCGTCGGTGCCGGACACAACGGGCTGGTCGCCGCGAACCTGCTGGCCGACGCCGGCTGGGACGTGGTCGTGCTGGAGGCGACCGGGGTGCCCGGCGGTGCGGTGCGCTCGGCGGAGGTGACCGCACCCGGGTATCTCAGCGACCTCTACAGCTCGTTCTATCCGCTCGGGTTCGCCTCACCGGTGCTGCGCGACCTGCGGCTGGCCGAGTTCGGACTGCGCTGGCGGCATGCTCCCGACGTGTTCGCCCACCTGCTTGCCGACGACCGGGCGGCGGTGGTCAACCTGGATCCGCGCCGTACCGCCGTGTCGCTGGAGGCCTTCGCCACCGGCGACGGCGAGCGGTGGCTGGCCGCGTACGACGAGTGGCGGGCGGTCTCGGCGCCGCTGCTCGACGCGGTGCTCAGCCCGTTCCCGCCGGTCCGGTCGGCGGCGACGGTGCTCCGGCGGCTGCGGACCGCCGGCGCGCTGCGGCTCGCCCGACGAATGCTGCTACCGGCCCGCCAACTCGGCCGGGAACTGTTCGCCGGTTCCGGCGGCCCGGCGCTGCTCGCCGGTTGCGCGCTGCACACCGACCTGGGACCAGACGACGCGGCCTCCGGGATCTACGGGTGGCTGCTGACCATGCTCGGTCAGGAAGTCGGCTGGCCGGTGCCGGTCGGCGGCGCGCAGCGGATCACCGACGCCCTGGTCGACCGGCTCCGTAGCCGGGGCGGGGTGCTCGTCACCAGGGCGGCGGCGCAGCGGGTGTTGATCGCGCGTAGCCGAGCGGTCGGAGTGCGTACCGTCGACGGGCGGCACTGGCGGGCCCGCCGGGCGGTCGTCGCCGACGTTCCCGCGCCGGCGCTCTTCCTCGACCTGGTCGGTGGGACCTGGCTGCCCACCAGGATGCTGGACGACGTGCGCCGGTTTCGCTGGGACGGGGCCACGGTCAAGGTCGACTGGGCACTGTCCGCGCCGGTGCCCTGGAGCAACCCGGCGGTCGCTGGCGCCGGCACGGTGCACCTCGGCGCGGACCTCGACGGCCTGACCCGCTACGCCGCCGCGTTGGCCTGCGACGAACTTCCCGGGGACCCGTTTCTGCTGCTCGGCCAGCTGACCACGGCCGACCCGACGCGATCGCCGGCGGGCACCGAGTCGGTGTGGGCGTACACCCATCTGCCACACCGTGCCCGGTGGCGGGCCGAGGAGGTCGCCGAACAGGTGGATCGGATGGAGGCGGTGCTGGGACGGCACGCCCCCGGCTTCTCCGCACTGGTGCGGGCCCGGCACGTCGCTGGTCCGGCTGATCTGCAGAACGGCAACCCGAGCCTGGTCGGGGGCGCGGTCGGTGGCGGCACCGCCGCCGCGTACCAGCAGCTGTTCTTCCGCCCGGTGCCCGGTCTGGGCCGTGCCGACACGCCGGTGGATCGGCTCTACCTGGCGTCGTCCTCGGCGCATCCCGGCGGCGGTGTCCATGGTGCCCCCGGCGCCAACGCGGCCCGCGCGGCGTTGGCCCGGGACCGGGCCGTGCTCGGCGGCCTGTACGGCGCGGTGGTCTCCGCGACCCAGCGGGCTGTCTACCGCTGA
- a CDS encoding aldehyde dehydrogenase family protein, translating to MYDVEQFIDGVWGRFGDDAELVVDDPSDGGPVSRSPIATQADVDAAVKSAREAAPGWAATPAARRAAVLHRVADALAAATDRVAEVQSAEMGKPLTGARDGVAAGIGTLRQYAELGPVHRGRALAGDPAAMDVMTHVPRGVVAVLTPWNDPVAVACGLLGAALVTGNTVVHKPSERSPATGALLARMFADEVPDGVFALLTGDGKVGARIAGADGVDLVAHVGSTTAGRAVAAACAATGAKVLRENGGSDALIVDDGVDPRWAAEQATLGALANSGQLCVGVERIYVHSAVAVPFLDEVTRRCAGLRLGPARDPYTELGPLVDRRHREQVHAQVAAAVADGATARCGGQIPDGPGAYYPPTVLADCTDSMSVMREETFGPVAPVMVVGSFDEALSRAADSPYGLSATVLTRSMTHAQRAWRELPVGTVKINSVFGGAPGGAAHPRRGSGEGFGYGPELLDEMTLTKVLHLSPPGGPDDRW from the coding sequence ATGTACGACGTGGAGCAGTTCATCGACGGTGTCTGGGGCCGGTTCGGCGACGACGCCGAACTGGTGGTCGACGACCCGTCCGATGGTGGACCGGTCAGCCGGAGCCCGATCGCCACCCAGGCTGACGTGGACGCGGCGGTCAAGTCGGCCCGCGAGGCCGCACCCGGGTGGGCCGCCACCCCGGCGGCCCGCCGGGCGGCGGTCCTGCACCGGGTGGCAGACGCGCTGGCGGCGGCGACCGACCGGGTCGCCGAGGTGCAGAGCGCGGAGATGGGCAAGCCGTTGACCGGGGCACGGGACGGTGTCGCCGCCGGCATCGGCACCCTGCGCCAGTACGCCGAGTTGGGGCCGGTGCACCGGGGCCGGGCCCTGGCCGGCGATCCGGCGGCGATGGATGTGATGACCCACGTGCCGCGCGGGGTGGTCGCCGTGTTGACTCCGTGGAACGATCCGGTCGCGGTCGCCTGCGGGTTGCTCGGCGCCGCCCTGGTCACCGGCAACACGGTGGTGCACAAACCGAGCGAACGTAGTCCGGCGACCGGTGCCCTGCTGGCCCGGATGTTCGCCGACGAGGTGCCAGACGGGGTGTTCGCCCTGCTCACCGGGGACGGCAAGGTGGGTGCCCGGATCGCCGGTGCGGACGGCGTCGACCTCGTGGCGCACGTCGGTTCGACCACCGCCGGCCGGGCCGTCGCCGCCGCTTGCGCGGCGACCGGGGCGAAGGTGCTCCGGGAGAACGGTGGCAGCGATGCCCTGATCGTCGACGACGGCGTCGATCCTCGGTGGGCGGCCGAGCAGGCCACGCTCGGTGCGCTGGCCAACTCGGGTCAGCTCTGTGTCGGTGTGGAACGGATCTACGTGCACAGCGCGGTGGCCGTACCGTTCCTGGACGAGGTGACCCGGCGCTGCGCCGGGCTCCGGCTCGGCCCGGCCCGGGACCCGTACACCGAGCTGGGCCCGCTGGTCGACCGCCGGCACCGGGAGCAGGTGCACGCACAGGTCGCGGCGGCGGTCGCGGACGGGGCGACGGCCCGGTGCGGCGGGCAGATCCCCGACGGCCCAGGCGCCTACTATCCGCCGACCGTCCTGGCGGACTGCACCGACTCGATGTCGGTGATGCGGGAGGAGACCTTCGGCCCGGTCGCGCCGGTCATGGTGGTGGGCTCGTTCGACGAGGCGCTGTCCCGGGCCGCCGACTCGCCGTACGGGCTGTCGGCGACCGTGTTGACCCGCTCGATGACGCACGCCCAGCGGGCCTGGCGGGAGCTACCGGTGGGCACCGTCAAGATCAATTCAGTGTTCGGTGGGGCGCCGGGAGGCGCGGCGCATCCGCGCCGGGGCAGCGGCGAGGGCTTCGGATACGGTCCTGAGCTGCTGGACGAGATGACACTGACGAAAGTGCTGCACCTGTCTCCGCCGGGCGGCCCGGACGACCGTTGGTGA
- a CDS encoding ChaB family protein — translation MPAREELPSTLRRSPEKAQDTWSKTHDSAVETYGEGERAHRTAFASLKHSFEKVGDHWEPKEKKGPSDPQAARGYGDPLTSSAGGVDANASKEHLMGVARKLDIKGRSSMTKDQLVTAIGRANRRQTAKARGDT, via the coding sequence ATGCCGGCTCGGGAGGAACTACCAAGCACGCTGCGCCGATCACCGGAGAAGGCGCAGGACACCTGGTCGAAGACCCACGACAGCGCGGTGGAGACGTACGGCGAAGGGGAACGGGCGCACCGTACGGCGTTCGCGTCGCTGAAGCACTCGTTCGAGAAGGTCGGCGACCATTGGGAGCCGAAGGAGAAGAAGGGGCCCAGCGATCCGCAGGCCGCCCGGGGCTACGGTGATCCGCTGACCAGCAGCGCCGGCGGGGTCGACGCCAACGCCTCCAAGGAACACCTGATGGGGGTGGCGCGCAAGCTCGACATCAAGGGCCGGTCCTCGATGACCAAGGACCAGTTGGTCACCGCGATCGGTCGGGCCAACCGCCGGCAGACCGCCAAGGCCCGGGGAGACACGTGA
- a CDS encoding YihY/virulence factor BrkB family protein — MGSSETEGPAAGGRSAADVNETEPQRSLRLRDLRPATWRYVVVNSGREFVRDNCVDWAAALTYYGVLALFPSMIVIVALVGLVSDGERTVETIVDLADDVGAGGVVGNDAFIDVVNEVVNQRSSAGVLLSFGLLAALWSASGYVRAFTRAANAIYGVTEGRPFYKLQPQQLGLTSAGLVLLALVATMLIVSGPVADAVGDLLGLGQAPRTAWDLLKWPVLVAIMTLLLTLLFWLAPNVRQPRIRWLAVGGAVTLFLWAASSVGFGVYVAHFGSYDVTYGSLGAVIAFLVWLYLANLAVMLGVEINAEVQRGRAMQAGEPDPSDPVLPPRTPAR, encoded by the coding sequence ATGGGGTCGTCCGAGACTGAAGGTCCAGCCGCCGGTGGACGCTCCGCCGCCGACGTCAACGAGACCGAGCCACAGCGGTCGCTGCGGCTGCGCGACCTGCGACCGGCGACCTGGCGGTACGTGGTGGTCAACAGCGGCCGGGAGTTCGTACGGGACAACTGTGTCGACTGGGCGGCCGCGTTGACGTACTACGGCGTCCTCGCGCTGTTCCCGTCGATGATCGTCATCGTCGCCTTGGTCGGCCTGGTGTCCGACGGCGAACGGACCGTGGAAACGATCGTCGATCTGGCCGACGACGTCGGCGCCGGCGGAGTGGTCGGCAACGACGCGTTCATCGATGTCGTCAACGAGGTGGTGAACCAGCGGAGTTCGGCCGGCGTGCTGCTCAGTTTCGGCCTGCTCGCCGCGCTCTGGTCGGCGTCGGGGTACGTCCGGGCCTTCACTCGGGCCGCCAACGCGATCTACGGAGTCACCGAGGGACGTCCTTTCTACAAGCTGCAGCCCCAACAGCTCGGACTGACCTCGGCCGGGCTCGTCCTGCTCGCCCTGGTCGCCACCATGCTGATCGTCAGTGGTCCGGTGGCCGACGCCGTGGGTGACCTGCTCGGGCTCGGGCAGGCCCCTCGCACCGCATGGGACCTGCTCAAGTGGCCGGTGCTGGTCGCCATCATGACGCTGCTGCTGACGCTGCTGTTCTGGCTCGCGCCGAACGTGCGGCAACCCCGGATCCGGTGGTTGGCCGTCGGCGGCGCGGTCACCTTGTTCCTGTGGGCGGCCTCGTCGGTCGGATTCGGCGTCTACGTGGCGCACTTTGGCTCCTACGACGTCACGTACGGCAGTCTCGGGGCGGTGATCGCGTTCCTGGTCTGGCTCTATCTGGCCAATCTGGCCGTCATGCTCGGCGTCGAGATCAACGCCGAGGTGCAACGCGGCCGGGCCATGCAGGCCGGCGAGCCCGACCCGAGCGACCCGGTGCTCCCGCCGCGTACGCCGGCCCGATGA
- a CDS encoding DUF2795 domain-containing protein, which yields MERGNSKHGPRVDESMAHEVRGTTQGTAGGRAEEWHEAEPPGEDQPEPTTVPAGDNRSGAPQGMTNEEVEQRSRLGRYINLSALPGDRTMLRDSARENEAPADVLAEIDQLPAGRTFRTVSEVWAALGHANETTRW from the coding sequence ATGGAACGCGGCAACAGCAAACACGGCCCCCGGGTGGACGAGAGCATGGCCCACGAGGTACGTGGGACCACGCAGGGAACCGCGGGCGGTCGGGCCGAGGAGTGGCACGAAGCCGAGCCACCGGGCGAGGACCAGCCGGAACCGACCACGGTGCCGGCGGGCGACAACCGTTCGGGAGCACCGCAGGGCATGACCAACGAGGAAGTGGAGCAGCGTAGCCGTCTCGGCCGCTACATCAACCTCTCCGCTCTGCCCGGCGACCGCACCATGCTGCGCGACAGCGCGCGGGAGAACGAGGCACCGGCCGACGTGCTCGCGGAGATCGACCAGCTGCCGGCTGGCCGCACGTTCCGGACGGTGTCGGAAGTGTGGGCCGCCCTCGGCCACGCCAACGAAACGACACGCTGGTGA